Proteins encoded within one genomic window of Paraglaciecola psychrophila 170:
- a CDS encoding Na+/H+ antiporter NhaA, giving the protein MGWSHITINTLNEPFRDKKPIFYLASGILLWWFILQSGVHATTTGILAAMMVPTCPHANKIWFRKKMESVVENFKVMDDPHKTIIENGKQHTLAEEAEDIAKLSTAPILH; this is encoded by the coding sequence TTGGGCTGGTCTCACATTACGATCAATACTCTTAATGAACCTTTTAGGGATAAAAAACCTATTTTTTACTTAGCCAGTGGCATTTTGCTGTGGTGGTTCATTCTTCAATCAGGTGTTCATGCCACAACCACGGGTATTCTGGCTGCCATGATGGTACCTACGTGCCCACATGCTAATAAAATTTGGTTTCGAAAAAAAATGGAAAGTGTCGTTGAAAATTTTAAAGTGATGGATGACCCGCACAAAACTATTATAGAGAATGGAAAGCAACACACCCTTGCTGAAGAGGCTGAGGATATTGCTAAGCTATCCACCGCACCAATTTTACATTAA
- a CDS encoding Na+/H+ antiporter NhaA — protein sequence MFFFILGLKIKYEILVGALSNIKDAGLVIAMALGEMLLLALIYISIIWYGNSDAYQCWGIPMATDAAFAISILTLLGVKAPRAIFVILTGLAIVDDM from the coding sequence AAATATGAAATTTTAGTCGGTGCGCTGAGTAACATTAAAGATGCCGGATTGGTGATTGCGATGGCACTGGGTGAAATGCTGTTACTCGCGCTTATTTATATATCCATCATTTGGTATGGTAATTCCGATGCTTATCAATGTTGGGGCATACCCATGGCGACAGATGCAGCCTTTGCGATCAGCATTCTGACGCTTTTAGGCGTAAAAGCACCGCGCGCAATTTTCGTAATCCTGACAGGATTAGCCATTGTAGATGATATGTGA